The nucleotide sequence GTCGTGATTACAGCATTTGCTGATAAGAGCTTCACTTTCATTATGAAGACTCCGCCAGCAACCATCATGATTAAGAAGGCTGCAAAGATCGAAAAAGGATCACCACGTCCGCATACGGATAAGGTAGGAAAAATTACACGTGCTCAAGCAGAAGAAATTGCTAAAGCAAAAATGCCAGATTTGACAGCTGCTGATATGGATGCTGCTGTAAGAACAATCGCTGGTAGCGCCCGTTCAATGGGCATCACAGTGGAAGGTCTCTAATCATGACTAAGTTATCTAAGCGTTTAAAAGCAATCGAATCTAAAGTTGATCGCAATAAGTTTTATGCATTAGAAGATGCATTGAACCTCGTTAAAGAGTGTGCAACTGCTAAGTTTGATGAGTCTATCGATGTTGCAGTTCAGTTGGGAATCGATGCTAAGAAATCGGACCAAGTTGTGCGTGGCGCGGTTGTGCTACCAGCCGGTACTGGCAAGCATGTTCGTGTAGCGGTGTTTGCACAAGGCGAAAAAGCTGAACAAGCTAAAGCTGCTGGTGCTGAGATCGTTGGCATGGAAGAGCTGGCTGATCAAATTAAAGGCGGCAAAATCGATTTCGATATTTTGATCGCATCCCCAGACACAATGAAGATTGTTGGTACTTTAGGTCAAGTATTGGGCCCACGTGGTTTGATGCCAAATCCAAAAGTAGGAACTGTTACCCCTGACGTTGCTACTGCAGTGAAGAATGCAAAAGCTGGTCAAGTGCAATTCCGTGTAGACAAAGCCGGTATCGTGCACGCCAGCATTGGACGTCGTTCGTTCGAGCCAGCTGCATTGAAATCCAACTTGCTCGCATTGCTTGAGGCTTTGAACAAAGCTAAGCCACCTGCATCTAAGGGCATTTATTTAAAGAAGGTTGCCGTAAGCAGCACCATGGGTGCAGGCGTACGTGTAGACCAAGCATCGATACAAGCGGCGCAGTAATCCGTTTGTAACAAAAGAACTTTGGGTCGACTCCCGCTCTTTGAGTGAGAGTCGAACATCAAAGACCGTTGGTGAATTATTGGCTTGCCTAGAAATAATTCTTAATCGTTACGAAAGTAATAGCCAGCGCAGATGGCGACCCTGAAAAGATTTCACAAGATTTTCTTGTGACAAATGATCAGACGCTGGTGTGTAACCCCAACTGGAAACAGTTGGTTTTTTAGGAGTTAAACCGTGCCTTTGAATGTACAAGACAAAAAAGCGATTGTTGCTGATGTCGGCGCTCAATTGGCTGGAGCTCAAACAGTCGTGCTTGCTGAATACCGTGGTATTCCAGTTGAGCAGTTAACAAAGCTGCGTGCTAGCGCACGTGACCAAGGTGTATATCTTCGCGTTTTGAAGAACACATTGGCACGCCGTGCTGCACAAGGTACACAGTTTGAGCCTCTTGCTGATTCGATGGTTGGCCCCTTGATCTATGGCATCTCTGCTGATCCGATTGCTTCGGCAAAAGTATTGCAGAACTTTGCTAAGACTCAAGACAAGCTAGTCATTACTGCTGGCTTATATAACGGCAAGTTGTTGGACGTTGCGGGCGTTAAATCCCTTGCGTCTATTCCAAGCCGCGAAGAGTTGTTATCTCAGTTGTTGGGCGTCATGTTGGCCCCAGTTTCTGCAATGGCTCGCGTATTGGGCGCAGTAGCAGCACAAAAAGCAGAAGGAGCACCTGCTCCAGTTGCAGCACCTGTTATTGAAGCAGAAGCCCCAGCAGTAGTTGCTGAAGCCGCTGCTCCAGAAGCAAGTGCAGAGCCTGCAGCCGCAGCCCCAGAAGCTGGAACAGAAACAAAAGAAACCCCTGCCGCTGAATAAGCGACAGATTAACTATTTAAGTATTAGGAGCTAAAAATGGCGATTACTAAAGAAGAAATCATTGATGCAGTAGGTAGCATGTCCGTAATGGATTTGAACGACTTAGTTAAAGCGTTCGAAGAAAAGTTTGGTGTTTCAGCTGCAGCAATGGCTGTTGCTGGTCCTGCTGGCGCTGCCGGTGGCGCTGCTGCTGAAGAGCAAACAGAATTTACTGTGAACTTGCTCGAAGCTGGTGCAAATAAAGTTTCAGTAATTAAGGCTGTTCGCGAAATCACTGGTCTTGGCTTGAAAGAAGCTAAAGACTTAGTTGATGGCGCACCAAAGCCAATCAAAGAAGCTGTTGATAAGAAGACGGCTGAAGAAGCTAAGAAGAAGCTTGAAGAAGCTGGCGCTAAAGCAGAACTCAAGTAATACAAGCAAAGTTAGTGCCCCTCAAAAAGGGGTGCTAGCCCTGTTGGGTTTGACCATTAGTGGTCAAACCCGATTTCATTTCTGATTGAAATCGGGTTTGCCTTCTGATACGACTGCAGAATGCAAGTTTGGTCGGACACTGAATCTTTCGATTTAGTGTTGTCCGCCAGTGATTGGTAGTGGCCAATCGCCAAATCTTTGTACAGTCGCTGAATTCGGAGATGAAATGAACTACAGCTTCACCGAACGCAAGCGAGTCCGTAAAAGCTTTGCTAAGCGAGTAAATAATCACCAGGTTCCATACCTGATCGCAACGCAGCTGGAATCCTACGCTAAATTTTTACAGGCTGAAAAGCCAGCAATGTCCCGTTTAACAGAGGGACTTCAAGCTGCCTTTACATCAGCATTCCCAATTGTGTCCAACAATGGCTACGCACGTATGGAATACGTGTCATACCAGTTGTCACAACCACCGTTTGACGTTAAAGAATGTCAGCAGCGTGGTTACACATATCACTCAGCCTTACGTGCAAAAGTTCGCTTGATTATTTATGATCGCGAAGCACCTACTAAGGTTAAAGAGGTAAAAGAGAGTGAAGTCTACATGGGTGAAATTCCGCTCATGACAGATAATGGCTCTTTCGTGATCAACGGTACTGAGCGCGTGATTGTTTCTCAGTTACACCGTTCCCCAGGCGTGTTCTTCGAACACGATAAGGGCAAGACACATAGCTCAGGTAAGTTGCTGTTCTCAGCACGCATCATTCCTTACCGTGGTTCATGGCTCGATTTCGAGTTTGATCCAAAAGATATTCTGTACTTCCGCGTTGACCGTCGTCGTAAGATGCCTGTCACCATTTTGCTAAAAGCAATTGGTTTAAACAACGAGCAGATCCTTGCGAACTTCTTTAACTTTGATCATTTTGCATTGAGCGCAAACGGCGCCTCAATGGAATTTGTACCAGAGCGTTTGCGTGGCCAAATGGCTAACTTTGACGTGCTTGATAAGAATGGAGTAATAGTCATTCAAAAAGACAAGCGCATTAATGCAAAACATATTCGTGAACTCGAAGCTGCTAAGACTAAAAACATCGTTGTTCCAGATGACTACTTAGTTGGTCGCGTAGTTGCGCGCAATATCATTGACCCAGACTCTGGTGAAATCTTGGCTTACGCTAATGATGAAATCACTGAAGAGTTGTTGGCTACATTGCGCGATGCAGGCATCAAGCAATTAGAAACCATCTATACCAATGATTTAGATTCTGGTGCGTACATTTCACAGACATTGCGTACTGATGAAACTGCAGATCAAATGGCTGCTCGTATTGCCATCTATCGCATGATGCGTCCTGGCGAGCCTCCAACAGAAGATGCGGTTGAAGCTTTGTTCCAGCGCTTGTTCTATAACGAAGATAGCTACGATTTATCCCGCGTTGGTCGTATGAAAGTTAACAGCCGTCTTGGTCGTTCTGAGATGGAAGGCAAAATGGTTTTGTCGGATGAAGATATCCTCGATACCATCAAGTCTTTGGTTGACTTACGAAACGGCAAAGGCGAAGTTGACGATATTGATCACTTAGGTAATCGTCGTGTACGTTGCGTTGGTGAGTTGGCAGAGAATCAATTCCGTGCAGGTTTGTCACGTGTTGAGCGTGCGGTTAAAGAACGTCTCGGTCAAGCCGAAACAGAAAACCTCATGCCGCATGATTTGATTAACAGCAAGCCAATTTCTTCAGCCATTCGTGAGTTCTTCGGTTCTTCACAGTTGTCCCAGTTTATGGACCAAACAAACCCATTGTCAGAGATCACGCATAAGCGCCGTATTTCTGCATTGGGACCTGGTGGTTTGACACGCGAGCGCGCGGGCTTCGAAGTGCGCGACGTACATCCAACTCACTACGGACGTGTTTGCCCAATTGAAACTCCAGAAGGACCAAACATTGGTCTGATCAACTCACTCGCGTTGTTTGCGCGTTTGAATGAGCATGGTTTCTTGGAAACGCCATATCGTAAAGTTGCCAATAGCAAAGTAAGCGATGAAGTTGTTTACCTCTCTGCGATTGAAGAAGCGAAATATGTCATTGCCCAGGCAAATGCAACGATCGACAAGAGTGGCAAGTTAGCCGATGAATTGGTTTCAGCGCGTCAAGCTGGTGAGACCATGATGGTTAGCCCAGAGCGCATCGATTTCATCGACGTTGCTCCTAGTCAGATCGTTTCTGCTGCTGCTTCATTGGTTCCATTCTTGGAGCATGATGATGCGAACCGTGCGTTGATGGGTGCGAATATGCAACGTCAAGCAGTTCCTTGCTTGCGTCCAGATAAGCCATTGGTCGGTACCGGCTTAGAGCGTATTGTTGCGGTTGACTCAGGTACAGTTATTTTGGCTTCACGTGGCGGTATCGTTGACTATGTTGACGCAAACCGTGTCGTGATTCGTGTAAACGATGACGAGACAGCGGCTGGTGAAGTTGGTGTGGATATTTATAACCTCATCAAGTACACCCGTTCAAACCAAAACACGAACATCAACCAACGTCCAATCGTTCAGGCTGGTGATCGTGTAGCCCGTGGTGACGTAGTTGCTGATGGCGCATCTACTGATTTGGGTGAATTGGCTTTGGGTCAAAACATGACTGTGGCATTTATGCCATGGAACGGTTACAACTTCGAAGATTCAATCTTGATCTCTGAGAAAGTCGTTGCTGATGACCGTTACACCTCTATTCATATTGAAGAGTTGTCGGTTGTTGCTCGTGATACCAAGTTGGGTTCAGAAGAAATTACACGCGATATCTCCAACTTGGCTGAGTCACAACTCTCCCGCTTGGACGAGAGCGGTATTGTTTACATCGGTGCTGAAGTTGAAGCTGGCGACGTATTGGTTGGTAAGGTCACTCCAAAGGGCGAGACTACTCTCACTCCGGAAGAGAAGTTACTGCGTGCGATCTTCGGTGAAAAAGCATCTGACGTTAAAGATACTTCTTTGCGCGTTCCATCTGGAATGATCGGTACGGTTATTGATGTTCAAGTCTTCACCCGTGAAGGTATTGAGCGCGATGCACGTGCACAGGCCATCATTCAAGAAGAATTACAACGCTATCGTTTGGACTTAAATGACCAGCTGCGTATTGTTGAAGGCGATGCCTTCATGCGTTTAGAAAAGCTGTTGATTGGCAAAGTTGCTAACGGAGGCCCTAAGAAATTAGCTAAAGGCACTAAGATCGACAAGGAATACCTTGCTGACTTAGATAAATACCATTGGTTTGATGTTCGTCCAGCGGATGATGAAGTTGCCTCACAAGTTGAAGCAATCAAATCTTCCATCGAAGCGAAGCGTAAGCAGTTTGATGAGGCCTTCGAAGAGAAGCGCACTAAGCTTACCCAGGGCGATGATTTGCAGCCTGGCGTAACGAAGATGGTTAAGGTGTACTTGGCTGTTAAGCGTCGCTTACAGCCTGGTGACAAGATGGCTGGTCGTCACGGTAACAAAGGTGTGGTTTCTAAAATCGCTCCAGCAGAAGATATGCCATTTATGGCTGACGGACGCCCTGTTGACATCGTCTTGAACCCATTAGGTGTTCCTTCCCGTATGAACGTAGGTCAGATCTTGGAAACCCACTTAGGTTGGGCAGCTCAAGGTATTGGTAAGCGTATTGATGAGATGGTTCGTCAACAGGCTAAACAAGCTGAACTCCGTAAGTTCATGAAGCAGCTTTACAACGAAACCGGTCGTATCGAAGATATCGATAACTTCACTGATGAGCAGATCAATGTTTTGGCTGAGAATTTACGCCAAGGCTTGCCATTCGCTACTCCAGTGTTTGACGGTGCAACTGAAGCAGAGATCGGACGCATGCTCGAGTTGGCTTATCCAGAAGAAGTTGCTACTTCTTTGAAGATGACGCCTTCACGTCAGCAAATGATTTTGTGCGACGGCCGTACTGGCGATCAGTTTGAGCGTCCTGTAACTGTTGGTGTAATGCACGTCTTGAAACTCCACCATTTGGTCGATGACAAGATGCATGCACGTTCAACTGGACCTTACTCGTTAGTAACGCAACAGCCACTGGGCGGTAAAGCTCAGTTTGGTGGTCAGCGCTTTGGTGAGATGGAAGTTTGGGCCCTCGAAGCATACGGTGCTTCATATGTCTTGCAGGAAATGCTGACAGTGAAGTCCGATGACGTCGCAGGCCGTACCAAGGTTTACGAAAACATCGTCAAGGGCGAGCACACAATTGATGCTGGCATGCCCGAATCCTTCAACGTGTTGGTAAAAGAAATCCGCTCGTTGGGTATTGACATTGACATGGAGCGCAACTGATATGAAAGCATTGCTCGATTTATTTAAGCAAACGCAGGGTGATGAGCAGTTTGATGTCATCAAGATTGGTCTTGCATCCCCTGAGAAAATTCGCTCATGGTCTTTTGGTGAAGTACGCAAACCAGAAACCATCAACTACCGGACTTTTAAGCCCGAGCGTGATGGTTTGTTCTGCGCTAAGATTTTTGGACCAACCAAAGACTACGAGTGCTTATGCGGTAAGTACAAGCGTTTAAAGTTCCGTGGCGTTATCTGCGAGAAATGTGGCGTTGAAGTTACGCTCGCTAAGGTACGTCGTGAGCGCATGGGCCACATTGAGTTGGCAGCCCCTGTAGCGCACATTTGGTTCTTGAAGTCCTTGCCATCCCGTTTGGGTATGGTTCTCGATATGACGTTGCGTGATATCGAACGCGTTCTTTACTTCGAAGCATATGTAGTTGTTGATCCTGGCATGACACCTGAAGGCGCGATGAAACGCGGTCAGATCATGTCTGAGGACGAGTACATTACCAAGACTGAAGAGTATGGTGACGGTGCGTTTACCGCCATCATGGGCGCTGAAGGCATTCGTGATCTCTTGCGTTCGATTGATATCGATCGTGAAGTTGAGACCATTCGTGCTGACTTGAAAGCTACTGGTAGCGATGCCAAGATCAAGAAATACGCTAAGCGCTTAAAAGTGCTCGAGGCGTTCCAGACTTCAGGTATCAAGCCTGACTGGATGATCATGGAAGTATTGCCAGTATTGCCACCTGAGTTGCGTCCATTGGTGCCTTTGGATGGTGGTCGCTTTGCTACTTCTGACTTGAACGACCTCTATCGTCGCGTGATTAACCGTAACAATCGTCTCAAGCGTTTGTTAGAGTTGCGCGCACCAGAGATCATCGTTCGCAACGAAAAACGCATGTTGCAAGAAGCGGTTGACTCATTACTCGATAACGGTCGTCGCGGTAAAGCTATGACTGGCGCTAATAAGCGTCCTCTCAAGTCCTTGGCTGAGATGATTAAAGGTAAGAGCGGTCGTTTCCGTCAAAACTTGTTAGGTAAACGTGTTGACTACTCAGGTCGTTCAGTCATCGTGGTTGGCCCTACATTGAAATTGCATCAGTGCGGCTTACCAAAATTAATGGCCTTGGAATTGTTCAAGCCATTTATTTTTAACAAGCTTGAGACTTTAGGAATTGCAACCACGATTAAGGCTGCGAAGAAAGAAGTTGAAAGTCAGACTCCAATCGTTTGGGACATTCTCGAAGAAGTGATTCGTGAGCATCCAATCATGTTGAACCGTGCGCCTACATTGCATCGTCTTGGTATTCAGGCTTTCGAGCCAATGCTAATTGAAGGTAAGGCGATCCAATTGCACCCATTAGTCTGCGCAGCGTTTAACGCCGACTTTGACGGTGACCAAATGGCGGTTCACGTTCCTTTGTCGCTCGAAGCGCAAATGGAAGCACGTACATTGATGTTGGCTTCGAACAACGTATTGTTCCCAGCTAACGGCGAGCCATCGATCGTTCCTTCCCAGGACGTGGTGTTGGGTCTGTACTACGCTACACGTGACAAGATCAACGGTAAAGGCGAAGGCATGGTCTTCGCAAACATTGCTGAAGTGGTTCGTGCTTATGATGCTGGTCAGGTTGAATTAGCCTCCCGCGTTGCTGTGCGTATTACTGAGTTTGAGATTGTGGACAAGAAGGCAGAGGGCGATGCCCGTTTTGCTGAAAAGACCAAGATCTATCAAACCTCGGTTGGCCGTGCAATCTTGTCAGAAATCTTGCCTAAAGGTATGTCTTTCGAGGAAATCAATAAGCCTCTGAAGAAAAAAGAAATCTCACGCTTGATCAACACTTCATTCCGTAAGTGCGGTCTTCGTGAAACAGTGATTTTTGCTGACCGCCTCTTGCAGTCTGGTTTCCGCTTAGCTACTAACGCCGGTATCTCGGTTGCGATCGACGATATGCTGATTCCAAGCT is from Polynucleobacter sp. MG-Unter2-18 and encodes:
- the rplK gene encoding 50S ribosomal protein L11, whose protein sequence is MAKKIIGFIKLQIPAGKANPSPPVGPALGQRGLNIMEFCKAFNAQTQSMEPGLPIPVVITAFADKSFTFIMKTPPATIMIKKAAKIEKGSPRPHTDKVGKITRAQAEEIAKAKMPDLTAADMDAAVRTIAGSARSMGITVEGL
- the rplA gene encoding 50S ribosomal protein L1; amino-acid sequence: MTKLSKRLKAIESKVDRNKFYALEDALNLVKECATAKFDESIDVAVQLGIDAKKSDQVVRGAVVLPAGTGKHVRVAVFAQGEKAEQAKAAGAEIVGMEELADQIKGGKIDFDILIASPDTMKIVGTLGQVLGPRGLMPNPKVGTVTPDVATAVKNAKAGQVQFRVDKAGIVHASIGRRSFEPAALKSNLLALLEALNKAKPPASKGIYLKKVAVSSTMGAGVRVDQASIQAAQ
- the rplL gene encoding 50S ribosomal protein L7/L12, which gives rise to MAITKEEIIDAVGSMSVMDLNDLVKAFEEKFGVSAAAMAVAGPAGAAGGAAAEEQTEFTVNLLEAGANKVSVIKAVREITGLGLKEAKDLVDGAPKPIKEAVDKKTAEEAKKKLEEAGAKAELK
- the rpoB gene encoding DNA-directed RNA polymerase subunit beta; this translates as MNYSFTERKRVRKSFAKRVNNHQVPYLIATQLESYAKFLQAEKPAMSRLTEGLQAAFTSAFPIVSNNGYARMEYVSYQLSQPPFDVKECQQRGYTYHSALRAKVRLIIYDREAPTKVKEVKESEVYMGEIPLMTDNGSFVINGTERVIVSQLHRSPGVFFEHDKGKTHSSGKLLFSARIIPYRGSWLDFEFDPKDILYFRVDRRRKMPVTILLKAIGLNNEQILANFFNFDHFALSANGASMEFVPERLRGQMANFDVLDKNGVIVIQKDKRINAKHIRELEAAKTKNIVVPDDYLVGRVVARNIIDPDSGEILAYANDEITEELLATLRDAGIKQLETIYTNDLDSGAYISQTLRTDETADQMAARIAIYRMMRPGEPPTEDAVEALFQRLFYNEDSYDLSRVGRMKVNSRLGRSEMEGKMVLSDEDILDTIKSLVDLRNGKGEVDDIDHLGNRRVRCVGELAENQFRAGLSRVERAVKERLGQAETENLMPHDLINSKPISSAIREFFGSSQLSQFMDQTNPLSEITHKRRISALGPGGLTRERAGFEVRDVHPTHYGRVCPIETPEGPNIGLINSLALFARLNEHGFLETPYRKVANSKVSDEVVYLSAIEEAKYVIAQANATIDKSGKLADELVSARQAGETMMVSPERIDFIDVAPSQIVSAAASLVPFLEHDDANRALMGANMQRQAVPCLRPDKPLVGTGLERIVAVDSGTVILASRGGIVDYVDANRVVIRVNDDETAAGEVGVDIYNLIKYTRSNQNTNINQRPIVQAGDRVARGDVVADGASTDLGELALGQNMTVAFMPWNGYNFEDSILISEKVVADDRYTSIHIEELSVVARDTKLGSEEITRDISNLAESQLSRLDESGIVYIGAEVEAGDVLVGKVTPKGETTLTPEEKLLRAIFGEKASDVKDTSLRVPSGMIGTVIDVQVFTREGIERDARAQAIIQEELQRYRLDLNDQLRIVEGDAFMRLEKLLIGKVANGGPKKLAKGTKIDKEYLADLDKYHWFDVRPADDEVASQVEAIKSSIEAKRKQFDEAFEEKRTKLTQGDDLQPGVTKMVKVYLAVKRRLQPGDKMAGRHGNKGVVSKIAPAEDMPFMADGRPVDIVLNPLGVPSRMNVGQILETHLGWAAQGIGKRIDEMVRQQAKQAELRKFMKQLYNETGRIEDIDNFTDEQINVLAENLRQGLPFATPVFDGATEAEIGRMLELAYPEEVATSLKMTPSRQQMILCDGRTGDQFERPVTVGVMHVLKLHHLVDDKMHARSTGPYSLVTQQPLGGKAQFGGQRFGEMEVWALEAYGASYVLQEMLTVKSDDVAGRTKVYENIVKGEHTIDAGMPESFNVLVKEIRSLGIDIDMERN